In a single window of the Plasmodium cynomolgi strain B DNA, chromosome 6, whole genome shotgun sequence genome:
- a CDS encoding hypothetical protein (putative): MSNLERLKQRLEESLEKHKNRLLKTRHKKAKGLIDGKATKSTNYTGEESKKIDTAKNEITNSGRVKRVTTERNKNSEIYDVNNLKGRLIERSGSPKAPQVRGKKESNIMPSGPLKDKLYWKGNSSRRVIRESRGTYFVGGKTNRDVAKGGGPDPSEANHAVGEEEERAFEERALEERTLEEHSREEGDFDGVSKEIRDNLNDLFRHFINCKINNLYVINGDRGKLPRGEFAEEGRGVMMIPGVGASEEVQEGVIGEVVGEKNEMGAAFPDDDEVGCENHARGEAVEGLYSRLCHVKGSQSNVNGEGDAYGVSRKGDTSKETQLIGANIGRGGKNATMVAEGKEKNASMMTDGKEKNATMMADGKEKNASIMANGRVTPSSESVGADIESGRYNSTFVKLMQIKKKIKKKIKKFEDEGKGLLCTDERTVCNSDASNEERDLPIRDLSTFTDGNVSSAKGFNHWGVVRVDSSVASAASTNQEASSTGESIELFTTQKNIFVCNYYTKNSRRKEQAKCYICSFPIRNSEEEFVLKKKKKDSHVGRMEKGEVYKQKGEAYKQKECTSKRSLRKAGDEDGDEARDEAGDEAGDEAEADLLYRRNRCEVSHPAQGEGVAPRDVDRFSEAYNTWVYKERISASAEREGASIGSGIGIVNERTRDRKPKTIYWKISEGDTFNFPVEGGCGEVPQVRAVLQVRPAERHQKFGTEGGINRSRAASNGAFLKKVLRMKIEAMRREKGNRREEAESRKVMPPVSLAQIEHNAHNVPNEERDRLSEYGQRGRGTPGEAKQMNSGGGEGWVRDELSVQMGGTLSRGTLNGSALNMGTPNMGTLNRGTHNRGPLNRGTLNRGPLNRGPLSSDPPSRVERDAPREMAPPVGSPHVQSCSVRSVSTLERIPSSGNTHRKYSPRSGLTRKAPARLRRVCPDGVDKEEEEDDDKDDDADDDDDYKAEVQRFNESYYCNLKRIKSDDVYPNSEEPISTSEKRSLMEAYLQDLRRKKEEDRKGIDYKLRYNIEFFKFAQLICQDKNFCSNYLGQMGSNMVANGDDIDRIAFSIVKLFNSR; encoded by the exons ATGAGCAACCTGGAGAGACTAAAACAACGGTTGGAAGAGTCGCTagagaaacacaaaaataggTTATTAAAGACACGTCATAAAAAGGCGAAGGGATTAATCGACGGCAAGGCGACAAAGAGTACCAACTATACAGGAGAAGAATCCAAGAAAATAGACACAGCAAAGAATGAGATTACAAACTCGGGAAGAGTAAAGAGAGTAACAacagaaagaaataaaaattctgaGATATATGATGTCAATAATTTGAAAGGGAGATTGATCGAAAGGTCAGGGAGTCCAAAGGCTCCTCAGGtgagagggaaaaaggaaagcaacaTAATGCCGAGTGGTCCTTTGAAGGACAAGCTGTATTGGAAAGGGAACTCATCAAGGCGTGTGATACGAGAGAGTAGGGGCACTTACTTCGttggggggaaaacaaacaGGGATGtggcaaagggggggggtccCGACCCGAGTGAGGCTAACCACGCagtgggggaggaggaggaacgTGCCTTTGAGGAGCGTGCCTTGGAGGAGCGTACCTTGGAGGAGCACAGCAGGGAGGAGGGCGACTTCGATGGAGTCTCCAAAGAGATCAGAGATAATCTAAACGACCTTTTTAGGCATTTTATTAACTGCAAGATAAACAACCTGTATGTTATTAATGGGGACAGGGGGAAGCTTCCCAGGGGGGAGTTTGCAGAAGAGGGCAGAGGGGTCATGATGATTCCAGGGGTGGGGGCAAGCGAGGAGGTACAGGAGGGGGTCATTGGTGAGGTGGTTGGTGAGAAGAACGAAATGGGTGCCGCCTTCCCTGACGATGATGAGGTAGGATGTGAGAACCATgcgaggggggaagcagtagAGGGACTATACAGCCGTTTATGTCATGTGAAGGGAAGCCAAAGCAATGTGAACGGTGAGGGGGATGCTTATGGAGTGAGTCGAAAGGGAGACACCAGCAAGGAAACACAACTGATAGGGGCGAACAtcggaagggggggaaaaaatgcaaccaTGGTGGcggaggggaaagaaaaaaatgcaagcaTGATGACGGacgggaaagaaaaaaatgcaaccaTGATGGCGGacgggaaagaaaaaaatgcaagcaTAATGGCAAACGGGAGAGTAACCCCATCGAGCGAATCCGTGGGAGCAGACATCGAAAGCGGAAGGTACAATAGCACCTTTGTCAAGCTAATgcaaataaagaaaaaaataaaaaaaaaaataaaaaaattcgaagACGAAGGGAAGGGGCTGCTCTGCACAGACGAGAGGACCGTGTGCAATTCAGACGCGTCAAATGAGGAAAGGGACCTACCAATTAGGGACCTCTCTACATTCACAGATGGTAACGTTTCTTCTGCAAAGGGGTTTAACCATTGGGGGGTCGTCCGGGTGGACTCCTCTGTGGCTTCCGCTGCCAGCACCAACCAGGAAGCCTCTTCCACGGGGGAGAGCATCGAGTTGTTCACGacacagaaaaatattttcgtctGTAATTACTACACGAAGAACTCGAGGAGGAAGG AACAAGCCAAATGCTACATATGCTCATTCCCCATCCGCAACAGTGAGGAGGAAttcgttttaaaaaagaaaaaaaaggactccCACGTGGGGAGGATGGAGAAGGGGGAGGTATACaagcagaagggggaggCATACAAGCAGAAGGAATGCACATCCAAAAGAAGTCTGAGGAAAGCCGGGGACGAAGATGGGGACGAAGCTAGGGACGAAGCTGGGGACGAAGCTGGGGACGAAGCCGAGGCCGATTTGTTGTATCGTCGAAACAGATGTGAAGTGAGTCATCCAGCCCAAGGGGAGG GGGTAGCACCTCGTGATGTGGACCGCTTCAGCGAGGCATACAACACGTGGGTGTATAAAGAAAGGATATCTGCATCCGCCGAACGGGAGGGAGCCAGCATAGGAAGTGGCATCGGCATCGTTAATGAAAGAACGAGAGACAGGAAACCCAAAACGATCTACTGGAAAATCAGCGAAGGGGACACGTTCAATTTTCCCGTCGAAGGGGGCTGCGGGGAGGTTCCCCAAGTAAGGGCAGTTCTCCAAGTGAGGCCAGCAGAAAGGCATCAGAAATTTGGCACAGAGGGGGGGATAAATAGAAGTCGCGCCGCGTCGAATGGCgcctttttgaagaaagtCCTAAGAATGAAGATCGAGGCCATGCgaagggaaaagggaaataggAGGGAGGAGGCAGAGTCAAGGAAAGTAATGCCACCGGTGAGTCTCGCCCAGATTGAACATAACGCACATAACGTACCAAATGAAGAGAGGGACCGACTTAGCGAATATGGACAGAGGGGGAGAGGCACACCTGGGGAGGCGAAACAGATGAACAGTGGGGGTGGTGAAGGATGGGTGCGCGACGAATTGTCCGTGCAGATGGGGGGAACGCTCAGCAGAGGTACGCTCAATGGGAGTGCGCTCAATATGGGTACTCCCAATATGGGTACTCTCAATAGAGGCACTCACAATAGAGGCCCCCTCAATAGAGGCACTCTCAATAGAGGCCCGCTCAATAGAGGCCCGCTCAGTAGTGACCCTCCCAGTCGCGTGGAGAGAGACGCCCCTCGTGAGATGGCGCCCCCTGTGGGCAGTCCCCACGTGCAGTCCTGCTCCGTTCGAAGCGTATCAACCCTGGAGAGAATTCCTTCGTCGGGGAACACTCACAGGAAGTACTCCCCGAGGAGCGGACTCACCAGAAAGGCACCCGCCAGGCTGAGGCGAGTGTGCCCAGACGGCGTCgacaaggaggaggaggaggacgacgacAAGGACGATGACGCAGACGACGACGATGACTACAAGGCGGAGGTGCAACGCTTTAACGAGTCCTACTACTGCAACTTGAAACGAATAAAGAGTGACGATGTGTACCCGAATTCAGAGGAACCAATTAGCACATCCGAGAAGAGGAGCTTAATGGAGGCCTACCTTCAGGACCtcaggaggaagaaggaggaagacaGAAAGGGGATCGACTATAAGCTCAGGTATAACATCGAGTTCTTTAAGTTCGCTCAGCTTATATGTCAGGACAAGAACTTCTGCAGCAATTATTTGGGACAGATGGGCAGCAACATGGTTGCCAATGGGGACGACATCGACCGAATCGCCTTTTCCATCGTGAAACTGTTTAATTCTCGCTGA
- a CDS encoding hypothetical protein (putative), whose amino-acid sequence MKFLLDKIKRALSRGGNRDGGRVKGSVRVKRESAAVARRTHPSSSSISRSISGSISGSTSGSISGSTSSSTNRSTNRSTNRATNRPESTDPTDGRSNHIDVSIENIQRSETRRYYLTRANSFVNDDGLKCSILSQVHCSDEKVLLYLFVFSLSNVGPHIIETIGIYVNNTSTQDTVVKRTQLILVNDNTISGDHTSIRAFSNIKVAIKIEENKQDSEYANKNSCIQEVLTDSMLYAFEYRLWRDHEWCTQHAIKEIYCPLYPPPTCYFPPYFCAESKVCQTEPTGHTPPQERQKQQ is encoded by the exons ATGAAGTTCCTCctggacaaaataaaacgggCACTGtccaggggggggaatcGAGATGGCGGCCGAGTGAAGGGGTCCGTGCgagtaaaaagggagagcgCAGCTGTGGCGAGGAGGACACACCCGAGCAGCAGCTCAATCAGCAGGTCAATCAGCGGCTCAATCAGCGGCTCAACCAGCGGCTCAATCAGCGGCTCAACCAGCAGCTCAACCAACCGCTCAACCAACCGCTCAACCAACCGCGCAACCAACCGCCCTGAGTCGACGGACCCCACTGACGGGCGCAGCAATCACATAGATGTCTCCATCGAGAATATCCAGAGGAGCGAAACCAGACGCTACTACCTCACTCGAGCGAACAGCTTCGTAAATGACGATGGGCTAAAATGCAGCATCCTGTCACAAGTCCACTGCAGTGACGAGAAGGTCCTCCTCTACCTCTTTGTCTTCTCCTTGTCAAACGTAGGTCCACACATCATAGAAACGATTGGCATATATGTTAATAATACATCCACCCAAGACACCGTAGTTAAGAGAACCCAACTCATCCTGGTCAATGACAACACCATCAGTGGGGACCATACCTCCATTCGGGCCTTTTCCAATATTAAGGTAGCCatcaaaattgaagaaaataaacagGACAGTGagtatgcaaataaaaattcgtGTATCCAAGAGGTACTAACTGATAGTATGTTATATGCATTTGAGTATAGACTGTGGAGAGACCATGAGTGGTGTACTCAGCATGCCA TCAAAGAAATTTACTGCCCGCTCTACCCCCCCCCTACTTGCTACTTCCCACCCTACTTTTGCGCTGAATCAAAAGTGTGCCAAACTGAACCAACGGGGCATACCCCCCCACAGGAGCGCCAGAAGCAGCAGTAG
- a CDS encoding hypothetical protein (putative): MKKKKKTIWNYSSTAPRTDDSQQSNGSMIYKIQMCKYALINKCDRGENCTFAHDISELRIKPDMRKTKLCKSYILGRCIKGNQCRFAHSINDINTKLVQFYEENMHEEGMDFSHLNSCLDSVIPGESSTLNRGGIMGRDLRSGELLHLTRQEKQGEWKLSVNFNDGSSNSSCVSNQHGRENTRNGNRTSNTSKGMNRANLIKNSSCTAFLNNDFRNLSCREGEVGKEANVGKEANVGEEAGVREEADEDLLSVRNGRYTKLCTINMKMKKSQGGVYRYDEQLLIQEDKANYPLEGKYKKMNYSQNREQHYGNGSVESVRQNFTPPFNFRSILSFNGEEAGENRNSSGKVDDRRGISGDDSVKYGLARNVQCMGEGSTLGLGNQGGTVRGIKFPQGEEFTRVRDSGKKALCSESSTFKEEKKKKSQVKGDKGDGLVHSADRFSVRGGLCWEGKAYPMEMLSGNSGVDSNSKGNGGRKPLHGVDCGVGTYPSELQQRGPNDDPTRTTPYDRRVSHFILEENPSNELKKGNRKNNDEEKPHLASYYESPLAISRDDAFDFMGGSSLVRLAQTSDKVANRNACSTCKTYLAVDAQKIRGRFDGENGELDRESKTGVIPRMSNQNKTLSVRESSGPPDGSTPQKGREELSEKAKLVRGKNEEGDYRDEEKVRAKEEGAAVCAFAPGGNKRLLHTLALNTGRRSIATGAHSHKGSTACLPQLDKENESGKSDHNGGNNDGNQSGGNQHGGNHHGASKEGSSEGLTRYGSGMQGGSNSQYGSSSTVDMCAQNFDEIFLGRVEESGIGSACRQSGGARRGLMERASLGGQEDKKGNPHKGALHDGALHNGALHNGALHDGAHHDGVHHDGVYHNELLKYFEEMEQWSGCSVLERLRTEDGDLQRGVSDEHGEGRMDSPTKLGEYGGAKNYANFRPYNLFSHFEENNPGVRRLPDNCGLKSASHRCVSQDEVLLERTGKGSSGSDRAGRKHLASASSVANERRVAEPVRGGQRKGDVPAYALGSNGSNGGNGSNGNNGSNGNNGSNGSNGGTNSSRYRMNLRGESVREKRCWRSGRNEARSGNLTDDRGGRCARSGNGGDSHVVDLDAVSHAHPFCNGERKVSRGGEQEQVGPAEYDLSGGSIHDHLGEKQGEKQGEKQGEKQGEKHTVRSLTTLEHGNQTREEAKVRIATKGEKNNSTLHRQVRGDTPLDAPLMNNYHDGSYDYLVHSNEDKVIKNEQHLLYRWLGLSSLNEGCPMGMDSAGEIPLLRLEDEESYLVDLDATGGIGNGLWSEKDMSCWSKRSISRRSISRSSMSRKSMPRSSMSRKSMQRRSMVNNGVESELKTKEEEFYNSSLGSNIQVGYEEMGSNNIFMANYRWDDKEERLVSTDEGAVRIGNTKAEMMGSQSSNHRMMHRKKTDAEKKGDTHFEKGDYYYGDLTERNIFSRRQPCEGVERSCGMGGGANLMDDLSRDGPKWEGQKWDGRKWDGSKWDCQKWDGSKWDGRKWGQVSHAPLARVHMDDGPAGGCSNGLVGGTRSRGAMNFLGSDADKENRSDRGRSHEEHENKESHPSHASHALTAAFLNYEYEKGIEDDVVRSFLQEGNYSPAYDCLDSSCFYNFHVGDGALSGKEKNSLYDDVDAAALDDVNAAALDDVDAAALDDGAFCIDLSKDLDLHFLSQGG, translated from the exons atgaagaaaaaaaaaaaaacgatatgGAACTACTCATCTACTGCGCCCCGAACGGACGATTCTCAACAAAGTAACGGCTCCAT GATTTACAAAATTCAGATGTGCAAATACGCACTGATAAATAAGTGTGACCGAGGGGAAAACTGCACCTTTGCGCATGACATCAGCGAACTGAGGATAAAGCCGGACATGAGAAAAACGAAGTTATGTAAAAGTTACATACTAG GCAGATGCATCAAGGGGAACCAGTGCAGATTTGCGCACTCCATAAATGACATAAATACGAAGCTGGTGCAGTTTTATGAGGAGAACATGCACGAGGAGGGAATGGATTTTTCTCACCTGAACAGCTGCCTGGATTCAGTCATCCCTGGGGAATCGTCAACGCTGAACAGGGGAGGAATCATGGGAAGGGACCTGCGCAGCGGAGAACTGCTACACCTGACGCGCCAAGAAAAGCAAGGGGAGTGGAAACTAAGCGTGAACTTTAACGACGGCAGTTCCAACTCCTCATGTGTCTCCAACCAACACGGGAGAGAAAACACAAGGAACGGAAACAGAACAAGCAACACATCCAAAGGTATGAACAGAGCAAATCTGATAAAAAACTCCTCATGCActgcctttttaaataatgacTTTCGCAATTTGAGCTGTCGCGAGGGAGAAGtaggaaaagaagcaaacgtaggaaaagaagcaaacgtaggagaagaagcaggcgtaagagaagaagcagacgAAGATCTGCTAAGTGTCAGAAATGGAAGGTACACTAAATTATGtacaataaatatgaaaatgaagaaaagtcAAGGGGGAGTCTATCGATATGATGAACAGTTACTCATTCAGGAGGATAAAGCGAATTATCCATtagaaggaaaatataaaaaaatgaattactCGCAAAATAGAGAGCAGCATTATGGAAATGGTTCCGTTGAATCGGTGAGACAGAACTTCACGCCCCCCTTCAATTTTCGCTCCATCTTATCCTTtaatggggaagaagccgGGGAGAATAGGAACAGTAGTGGGAAGGTAGATGACAGACGTGGTATCAGTGGTGACGACTCGGTTAAGTACGGGCTGGCAAGAAACGTGCAATGCATGGGTGAGGGGTCTACGCTAGGGTTAGGCAACCAAGGTGGGACTGTGCGTGGGATAAAATTTCCGCAGGGGGAGGAGTTCACTAGAGTGCGAGATTCGGGAAAGAAGGCGCTCTGTAGCGAAAGTAGCACATtcaaggaagaaaaaaaaaaaaaaagccaggTCAAGGGTGATAAGGGGGACGGGTTGGTACATAGTGCAGACCGCTTCAGCGTTCGGGGAGGTCTCTGCTGGGAGGGGAAAGCTTATCCCATGGAAATGCTATCCGGGAATAGCGGTGTGGACAGCAACAGTAAGGGTAACGGAGGCAGGAAGCCACTGCACGGGGTGGACTGTGGCGTCGGGACCTACCCCTCGGAGTTGCAGCAGAGAGGGCCGAATGACGATCCGACGAGAACCACCCCCTACGACAGAAGggtttcccattttatccTCGAGGAGAACCCATCCAATGAGCTGAAGAAgggaaatagaaaaaataacgatgAGGAGAAACCTCACCTGGCTAGCTATTACGAGTCCCCTTTGGCTATAAGTAGAGATGACGCGTTTGATTTCATGGGAGGTTCATCACTCGTCCGGTTGGCACAGACAAGCGATAAGGTGGCGAATCGAAATGCATGCAGCACGTGTAAGACCTACCTGGCTGTGGACGCACAAAAGATCAGAGGCCGTTTTGATGGGGAAAATGGAGAGTTGGACAGGGAGAGCAAAACTGGGGTTATTCCAAGGATGAGTAACCAAAATAAAACGTTGAGCGTTAGGGAGAGTAGTGGTCCTCCTGATGGAAGCACCCCTCagaagggaagggaagaatTGTCGGAGAAGGCCAAACTggtgagggggaaaaacgaagaaggtGATTACAGGGATGAAGAGAAAGTGAGGGCGAAAGAGGAGGGCGCAGCTGTGTGTGCTTTTGCGCCGG GAGGGAACAAGAGGCTGCTGCACACGTTGGCACTCAACACAGGCAGAAGGAGCATCGCAACGGGTGCCCACTCGCACAAGGGATCGACTGCCTGTCTGCCCCAGTTGGATAAGGAAAATGAGAGTGGTAAGAGTGACCACAATGGAGGTAACAACGATGGGAACCAAAGTGGTGGAAACCAACATGGTGGCAACCATCATGGTGCCTCGAAGGAAGGGTCGTCGGAGGGACTGACCCGATACGGCAGTGGCATGCAGGGTGGAAGCAACAGCCAGTATGGCAGTAGCAGCACAGTGGATATGTGCGCGCAAAACtttgatgaaatttttttgggaagAGTGGAGGAGAGCGGAATTGGATCGGCCTGTCGGCAAAGCGGGGGGGCAAGACGCGGTTTGATGGAAAGAGCATCGTTGGGGGGGCAAGAAGACAAGAAGGGGAACCCCCATAAGGGGGCACTCCATGACGGGGCACTCCACAACGGGGCACTCCACAACGGGGCACTCCATGACGGGGCACACCATGACGGGGTACACCATGACGGGGTATACCATAACGAGCTGCTAAAGTATTTTGAGGAGATGGAGCAGTGGAGCGGATGTTCGGTGCTGGAGAGGTTGCGGACGGAAGATGGAGACTTACAGAGGGGCGTCAGTGACGAGCATGGTGAGGGTCGTATGGACAGTCCAACTAAATTGGGAGAGTACGGGGGGGCCAAGAACTATGCCAACTTTAGGCCGTATAACTTATTTTCCCACTTTGAAGAGAACAATCCCGGTGTGAGGAGGTTGCCGGATAACTGTGGATTGAAGAGCGCATCCCACAGGTGTGTCTCCCAAGATGAAGTACTCCTAGAGCGAACGGGGAAGGGCAGCAGCGGTAGCGACCGCGCCGGGAGGAAGCACCTCGCGAGTGCCTCGAGTGTTGCGAATGAGAGGAGGGTAGCCGAACCAGTGCGCGGTGGGCAAAGGAAAGGGGATGTGCCTGCTTACGCACTTGGCAGCAACGGCAGCAACGGTGGCAACGGCAGTAACGGCAACAACGGCAGTAACGGCAACAACGGCAGCAACGGCAGCAACGGTGGCACGAACAGTAGCCGATACCGCATGAATTTGCGAGGCGAGTCCGTTAGGGAGAAGCGCTGCTGGAGGAGCGGAAGAAACGAAGCTCGAAGTGGCAACCTAACTGATGACAGAGGTGGACGGTGCGCAAGAAGCGGCAACGGGGGAGATTCACACGTGGTTGACTTGGATGCAGTGAGTCATGCACACCCGTTCTGTAACGGTGAAAGGAAGGTGAGTCGTGGCGGAGAACAGGAGCAGGTGGGCCCCGCGGAGTATGATCTTAGCGGTGGTTCCATCCACGACCACCTAGGGGAGAagcaaggggagaagcaaggggagaagcaaggggagaagcaaggggagaagcacaccGTGAGGAGTCTTACCACGCTTGAGCATGGCAACCAAACgagagaagaagcaaaagtaCGAATCGccacaaaaggagaaaaaaataacagcaCTCTCCACCGTCAAGTAAGGGGCGACACTCCATTGGACGCTCCATTGATGAATAACTACCATGATGGAAGCTACGATTATTTGGTCCATTCGAATGAAGACaaggtaataaaaaatgagcagcatCTACTCTACAGGTGGTTAGGTTTGTCCTCGTTAAATGAAGGTTGCCCTATGGGGATGGACTCCGCTGGAGAAATACCCCTCCTCCGGTTGGAAGATGAAGAATCGTACTTAGTAGATTTAGATGCGACGGGAGGCATTGGGAATGGCCTATGGAGTGAGAAAGACATGAGTTGTTGGTCCAAGAGGAGCATATCAAGGAGAAGCATATCAAGGAGTAGCATGTCGAGGAAGAGCATGCCAAGGAGTAGCATGTCGAGGAAGAGCATGCAAAGGAGAAGCATGGTCAACAATGGAGTAGAGTCTGAACTAAAGACCAAAGAGGAAGAGTTTTATAACTCCAGTTTGGGCAGTAACATCCAAGTTGGGTACGAAGAAATGGGAAGCAACAACATATTTATGGCTAATTACAGATGGGATGATAAGGAGGAGAGACTTGTGAGCACCGATGAGGGGGCTGTCAGGATAGGCAACACGAAGGCGGAGATGATGGGGAGTCAATCGAGTAACCATAGGATGATGCACAGGAAGAAGACCGATGctgagaaaaaaggggacacccATTTTGAGAAGGGTGATTATTACTATGGGGACTTAACGgagaggaatattttttctaggCGTCAGCCTTGTGAAGGGGTGGAGCGGAGCTGCGgcatgggggggggagcgaaCTTGATGGACGACCTCTCCAGGGATGGTCCGAAGTGGGAAGGTCAGAAGTGGGACGGTCGGAAGTGGGACGGTTCGAAGTGGGACTGTCAGAAGTGGGACGGTTCGAAGTGGGACGGTCGGAAGTGGGGCCAAGTCAGCCATGCGCCGCTCGCCAGGGTTCACATGGACGATGGTCCAGCAGGTGGGTGCTCCAACGGGCTAGTAGGAGGCACCCGGAGCAGAGGCGCAATGAACTTCTTGGGAAGTGACGCGGACAAGGAGAACAGATCGGATAGGGGGAGGAGTCACGAGGAACATGAGAATAAGGAGAGTCACCCAAGCCATGCAAGCCACGCGCTGACAGCGGCCTTCCTCAACTATGAGTACGAGAAAGGGATCGAAGATGACGTAGTGCGGAGTTTCTTGCAGGAGGGGAACTACTCCCCCGCGTACGACTGCCTGGACAGCTCTTGCTTTTACAACTTCCACGTGGGGGATGGTGCGCTGAgcggaaaggagaaaaactcTCTGTATGACGATGTGGACGCCGCTGCACTTGACGATGTGAACGCCGCTGCACTAGACGATGTGGACGCCGCTGCACTAGACGATGGCGCGTTCTGCATCGACCTGTCAAAGGACCTGGACCTGCACTTCCTAAGCCAAGGTGGCTAG
- a CDS encoding 60S ribosomal protein L30 (putative) — translation MAKKSKKNAGDNINSKLQLVMKSGKYQFGRKSCLKALRTGKGKLVIVSSNCPPIQRSVIEYYAMLSKCGVHDYHGDNNDLGTACGKLFRISCLVITDVGDSDIIKTNE, via the exons ATGGCGAAGAAGTCAAAGAAAAATGCGGGGGATAACATTAACTCCAAGCTACAGCTTGTGATGAAGTCGGGCAAGTATCAGTTTGGGAGGAAGTCTTGCTTGAAGGCCCTGCGAACCGGGAAAG gcAAGCTCGTCATCGTCAGCAGCAATTGCCCACCCATTCAGAGGAGCGTCATAGAATACTACGCCATGTTGTCAAAATGTGGGGTCCACGATTACCATGGGGACAACAACGATTTGGGAACTGCCTGCggaaaattatttcgaaTCAGCTGCCTGGTCATCACGGATGTGGGTGACTCGGACATAATTAAGACGAACGAGTAG